A single region of the Drosophila miranda strain MSH22 chromosome 2, D.miranda_PacBio2.1, whole genome shotgun sequence genome encodes:
- the LOC117187074 gene encoding uncharacterized protein LOC117187074: MTGRIWSHREFKWSGKILSPRRRCGTMRFLCDVCGKGFIAENHLKRHTTSHKNNQMAEISKRKPLGSKNTYRSPSQKNRTLEDHNNDRLESISPRKIRSSAELPCPQCYKCFDSQDKLEFHIDKMCHERSLGRHQQEHIPLAAFEGPRSFSNMNELREPRVKHSDNGLFKCQECNAVFINILYLQIHSKEHTNEHRHRSLLRHTKNDIAMTALQCTRCPRSFPNIREVMKHRVEHSGVGLSKCQECNAVFIDILYLQIHSKEHTNEHGHRSLLRHTKNYIPMTALDCTREVMKHRVKHSGVGLFKCQECNAVFINILYLQIHSKEHTNEHRHRSLLRHTKNDIAMTALQCTRCPRSFPNIREVMKHRVEHSGVGLFKCQECNAVFINILYLQIHSKEHTNEHRHRSLLRHTKNDIAMTALQCTRCPRSFPNIREVMKHRVEHSGVGLFKCQECNAVFIDILYLQIHSKEHTNEHGHRSLLRHTKNYIPMTALDCTREVMKHRVKHSGVGLFKCQECNAVFINILYLQIHSKEHTNEHRHRSLLRHTKNDIAMTALQCTRCPRSFPNIREVMKHRVEHSGVGLFKCQECNAVFIDILYLQIHSKEHTNEHGHRSLLRHTKNYIPMTALDCTREVMKHRVKHSGVGLFKCQECNAVFINILYLQIHSKEHTNEHRHRSLLRHTKNDIAMTALQCTRCPRSFPNIREVMKHRVEHSGVGLFKCQECNAVFIDILYLQIHSKEHTNEHGHRSLLRHTKNYIPMTALDCTREVMKHRVKHSGVGLFKCQECNAVFINILYLQIHSKEHTNEHRHRSLLRHTKNDIAMTALQCTRCPRSFPNIREVMKHRVEHSGVGLFKCQECNAVFIDILYLQIHSKEHTNEHGHRSLLRHTKNYIPMTALDCTREVMKHRVKHSGVSLFKCQECNAVFINILYLQIHSKEHTNEHRHRSLLRHTKNDIAMTALQCTRCPRSFPNIREVMKHRVEHSGVGLFKCQECNAVFIDILYLQIHSKEHTNEHGHRSLLRHTKNYIPMTALDCTREVMKHRVKHSGVGLFKCQECNAVFINILYLQIHSKEHTNEHRHRSLLRHTKNDIAMTALQCTRCPRSFPNIREVMKHRVEHSGVGLFKCQECNAVFIDILYLQIHSKEHTNEHGHRSLLRHTKNYIPMTALDCTREVMKHRVKHSGVGLFKCQECNAVFINILYLQIHSKEHTNEHRHRSLLRHTKNDIAMTALQCTRCPRSFPNIREVMKHRVEHSGVGLFKCQECNAVFIDILYLQIHSKEHTNEHGHRSLLRHTKNYIPMTALDCTREVMKHRVKHSGVGLFKCQECNAVFINILYLQIHSKEHTNEHRHRSLLRHTKNDIAMTALQCTRCPRSFPNIREVMKHRVEHSGVCLFKCQKCNAVFIDILYLQIHSKEHTNEHGHRSLLRHTKNYIPMTALDCTREVMKHRVEHSGVGLSKCQECNAVFIDILYLQIHSKEHTNEHGHRSLLRHTKNDIAMTALQCTRCPRSFPNIREVMKHRVEHSGVGLFKCQECNAVFIDILYLQIHSKEHTNEHGHRSLLRHTKNDIAMTALQCTRCPRSFPNIREVMKHRVEHSGVGLFKCQECNAVFINILYLQIHSKEHTNEHRHRSLLRHTKNDIAMTALQCMRCPRSFPNIREVMKHRVEHSGVGLFKCQECNAVFINILYLQIHSKEHTNEHRHRSLLRHTKNDIAMTALQCTRCPRSFPNIREVMKHRVEHSGVGLFKCQECNAVFIDILYLQIHSKKHTNEHGHRSLLRHTKNYIPMTALDCTREIHSKEHAGEQGQLERSRGATLFRAKKQVDSDSKKSVLEMFSCHDANSRSKSPTMLKKMELTDPDPAISSPTKKSCMTQSLPIKHENTCQQCGKKFTYKQALTRHMRVHTGERPFECTYCEKKYSRKAQLDEHTATHTGDRPFKCLVCEKKFIRKIHLAEHTRIHTGDRPYECLTCGQTFPRKYTLLKHNRIHTGDHPSDCPKKKEKSFDESYKLEIHERFTFSTKATQHAAAAVSSAGAEPPGEEKTSATPPAAAQPPTPTPTPVRKPIVPSNYRFIYPEFLPDPKVEWRNPIREKLERSDPQAAGKTSRFVGICINRDRCGLRARFVLRNVIDHQGMEVVYELYDPTIQKVEVLRLEKRLDDNLFYLRDALPEFSTFDEKMETEHLEEGVPRPWLERWERQNLRGVANIDQYIKDKHRKSAEKVQKPWEKMHLSSIRSLRRHQQEHIPLAAFEGPRSFSNMNQLREPRVKHSDNCLFKCQECNAVFINILYLQIHSKEHAGEQGQLERSRGATLFRAKKQVDSDSKKSVLEMFSCHDANSRSKSPTMLKKMELTDPDPAISSPTKKSCMTQSLPIKHENTCQQCGKKFTYKQALTRHMRAHTGERPFECTYCEKKYSRKAQLDEHTATHTGDRPFKCLVCEKKFIRKIHLAEHTRIHTGDRPYECLTCGQTFPRKYTLLKHNRIHTGDHPSDCPKKKEKSFDESYKLEIHER; the protein is encoded by the exons ATGACAGGGCGAATTTGGTCACACCGTGAGTTCAAGTGGAGCGGCAAG ATATTATCCCCCAGGCGTCGCTGTGGCACGATGCGTTTTCTTTGTGATGTTTGTGGCAAAGGATTTATAGCTGAGAACCATCTGAAAAGACATACCACCAGTCACAAGAACAATCAGATGGCGGAAAT AAGCAAAAGGAAGCCTCTTGGAAGTAAGAACACGTATCGAAGTCCGTCGCAGAAAAATAGGACCCTAGAAGACCACAACAATGATCGTCTGGAAAGCATTTCTCCCAGAAAAATTCGTAGTTCCGCAGAACTTCCATGTCCGCAATGCTATAAATGTTTTGACTCACAGGACAAGCTCGAATTTCACATTGATAAGATGTGCCATGAACGTAGTCTAGGAAGACATCAACAAGAGCACATTCCACTGGCAGCCTTTGAGGGCCCGCGATCATTCTCGAACATGAATGAGCTGAGGGAGCCCCGTGTCAAGCACAGCGACAATGGCCTGTTTAAGTGCCAAGAATGCAATGCAGTATTCATCAACATCCTTTATCTGCAGATCCACAGTAAAGAGCACACTAATGAGCATAGGCATCGTAGTCTGTTGAGACATACCAAGAACGACATTGCAATGACAGCCTTACAGTGCACGCGTTGCCCGCGCTCATTCCCGAACATCCGTGAGGTGATGAAGCACCGTGTCGAGCACAGCGGCGTTGGCCTGTCTAAATGCCAAGAATGCAATGCAGTATTCATCGACATCCTTTATCTGCAGATCCACAGTAAAGAGCACACTAATGAGCATGGGCATCGTAGTCTGTTGAGACATACCAAGAACTACATTCCAATGACAGCCTTAGATTGCACGCGTGAGGTGATGAAGCACCGTGTCAAGCACAGCGGCGTTGGCCTGTTTAAGTGCCAAGAATGCAATGCAGTATTCATCAACATCCTTTATCTGCAGATCCACAGTAAAGAGCACACTAATGAGCATAGGCATCGTAGTCTGTTGAGACATACCAAGAACGACATTGCAATGACAGCCTTACAGTGCACGCGTTGCCCGCGCTCATTCCCGAACATCCGTGAGGTGATGAAGCACCGTGTCGAGCACAGCGGCGTTGGCCTGTTTAAATGCCAAGAATGCAATGCAGTATTCATCAACATCCTTTATCTGCAGATCCACAGTAAAGAGCACACTAATGAGCATAGGCATCGTAGTCTGTTGAGACATACCAAGAACGACATTGCAATGACAGCCTTACAGTGCACGCGTTGCCCGCGCTCATTCCCGAACATCCGTGAGGTGATGAAGCACCGTGTCGAGCACAGCGGCGTTGGCCTGTTTAAATGCCAAGAATGCAATGCAGTATTCATCGACATCCTTTATCTGCAGATCCACAGTAAAGAGCACACTAATGAGCATGGGCATCGTAGTCTGTTGAGACATACCAAGAACTACATTCCAATGACAGCCTTAGATTGCACGCGTGAGGTGATGAAGCACCGTGTCAAGCACAGCGGCGTTGGCCTGTTTAAGTGCCAAGAATGCAATGCAGTATTCATCAACATCCTTTATCTGCAGATCCACAGTAAAGAGCACACTAATGAGCATAGGCATCGTAGTCTGTTGAGACATACCAAGAACGACATTGCAATGACAGCCTTACAGTGCACGCGTTGCCCGCGCTCATTCCCGAACATCCGTGAGGTGATGAAGCACCGTGTCGAGCACAGCGGCGTTGGCCTGTTTAAATGCCAAGAATGCAATGCAGTATTCATCGACATCCTTTATCTGCAGATCCACAGTAAAGAGCACACTAATGAGCATGGGCATCGTAGTCTGTTGAGACATACCAAGAACTACATTCCAATGACAGCCTTAGATTGCACGCGTGAGGTGATGAAGCACCGTGTCAAGCACAGCGGCGTTGGCCTGTTTAAGTGCCAAGAATGCAATGCAGTATTCATCAACATCCTTTATCTGCAGATCCACAGTAAAGAGCACACTAATGAGCATAGGCATCGTAGTCTGTTGAGACATACCAAGAACGACATTGCAATGACAGCCTTACAGTGCACGCGTTGCCCGCGCTCATTCCCGAACATCCGTGAGGTGATGAAGCACCGTGTCGAGCACAGCGGCGTTGGCCTGTTTAAATGCCAAGAATGCAATGCAGTATTCATCGACATCCTTTATCTGCAGATCCACAGTAAAGAGCACACTAATGAGCATGGGCATCGTAGTCTGTTGAGACATACCAAGAACTACATTCCAATGACAGCCTTAGATTGCACGCGTGAGGTGATGAAGCACCGTGTCAAGCACAGCGGCGTTGGCCTGTTTAAGTGCCAAGAATGCAATGCAGTATTCATCAACATCCTTTATCTGCAGATCCACAGTAAAGAGCACACTAATGAGCATAGGCATCGTAGTCTGTTGAGACATACCAAGAACGACATTGCAATGACAGCCTTACAGTGCACGCGTTGCCCGCGCTCATTCCCGAACATCCGTGAGGTGATGAAGCACCGTGTCGAGCACAGCGGCGTTGGCCTGTTTAAATGCCAAGAATGCAATGCAGTATTCATCGACATCCTTTATCTGCAGATCCACAGTAAAGAGCACACTAATGAGCATGGGCATCGTAGTCTGTTGAGACATACCAAGAACTACATTCCAATGACAGCCTTAGATTGCACGCGTGAGGTGATGAAGCACCGTGTCAAGCACAGCGGCGTTAGCCTGTTTAAGTGCCAAGAATGCAATGCAGTATTCATCAACATCCTTTATCTGCAGATCCACAGTAAAGAGCACACTAATGAGCATAGGCATCGTAGTCTGTTGAGACATACCAAGAACGACATTGCAATGACAGCCTTACAGTGCACGCGTTGCCCGCGCTCATTCCCGAACATCCGTGAGGTGATGAAGCACCGTGTCGAGCACAGCGGCGTTGGCCTGTTTAAATGCCAAGAATGCAATGCAGTATTCATCGACATCCTTTATCTGCAGATCCACAGTAAAGAGCACACTAATGAGCATGGGCATCGTAGTCTGTTGAGACATACCAAGAACTACATTCCAATGACAGCCTTAGATTGCACGCGTGAGGTGATGAAGCACCGTGTCAAGCACAGCGGCGTTGGCCTGTTTAAGTGCCAAGAATGCAATGCAGTATTCATCAACATCCTTTATCTGCAGATCCACAGTAAAGAGCACACTAATGAGCATAGGCATCGTAGTCTGTTGAGACATACCAAGAACGACATTGCAATGACAGCCTTACAGTGCACGCGTTGCCCGCGCTCATTCCCGAACATCCGTGAGGTGATGAAGCACCGTGTCGAGCACAGCGGCGTTGGCCTGTTTAAATGCCAAGAATGCAATGCAGTATTCATCGACATCCTTTATCTGCAGATCCACAGTAAAGAGCACACTAATGAGCATGGGCATCGTAGTCTGTTGAGACATACCAAGAACTACATTCCAATGACAGCCTTAGATTGCACGCGTGAGGTGATGAAGCACCGTGTCAAGCACAGCGGCGTTGGCCTGTTTAAGTGCCAAGAATGCAATGCAGTATTCATCAACATCCTTTATCTGCAGATCCACAGTAAAGAGCACACTAATGAGCATAGGCATCGTAGTCTGTTGAGACATACCAAGAACGACATTGCAATGACAGCCTTACAGTGCACGCGTTGCCCGCGCTCATTCCCGAACATCCGTGAGGTGATGAAGCACCGTGTCGAGCACAGCGGCGTTGGCCTGTTTAAATGCCAAGAATGCAATGCAGTATTCATCGACATCCTTTATCTGCAGATCCACAGTAAAGAGCACACTAATGAGCATGGGCATCGTAGTCTGTTGAGACATACCAAGAACTACATTCCAATGACAGCCTTAGATTGCACGCGTGAGGTGATGAAGCACCGTGTCAAGCACAGCGGCGTTGGCCTGTTTAAGTGCCAAGAATGCAATGCAGTATTCATCAACATCCTTTATCTGCAGATCCACAGTAAAGAGCACACTAATGAGCATAGGCATCGTAGTCTGTTGAGACATACCAAGAACGACATTGCAATGACAGCCTTACAGTGCACGCGTTGCCCGCGCTCATTCCCGAACATCCGTGAGGTGATGAAGCACCGTGTCGAGCACAGCGGCGTTTGCCTGTTTAAATGCCAAAAATGCAATGCAGTATTCATCGACATCCTTTATCTGCAGATCCACAGTAAAGAGCACACTAATGAGCATGGGCATCGTAGTCTGTTGAGACATACCAAGAACTACATTCCAATGACAGCCTTAGATTGCACGCGTGAG GTGATGAAGCACCGTGTCGAGCACAGCGGCGTTGGCCTGTCTAAATGCCAAGAATGCAATGCAGTATTCATCGACATCCTTTATCTGCAGATCCACAGTAAAGAGCACACTAATGAGCATGGGCATCGTAGTCTGTTGAGACATACCAAGAACGACATTGCAATGACAGCCTTACAGTGCACGCGTTGCCCGCGCTCATTCCCGAACATCCGTGAGGTGATGAAGCACCGTGTCGAGCACAGCGGCGTTGGCCTGTTTAAATGCCAAGAATGCAATGCAGTATTCATCGACATCCTTTATCTGCAGATCCACAGTAAAGAGCACACTAATGAGCATGGGCATCGTAGTCTGTTGAGACATACCAAGAACGACATTGCAATGACAGCCTTACAGTGCACGCGTTGCCCGCGCTCATTCCCGAACATCCGTGAGGTGATGAAGCACCGTGTCGAGCACAGCGGCGTTGGCCTGTTTAAATGCCAAGAATGCAATGCAGTATTCATCAACATCCTTTATCTGCAGATCCACAGTAAAGAGCACACTAATGAGCATAGGCATCGTAGTCTGTTGAGACATACCAAGAACGACATTGCAATGACAGCCTTACAGTGCATGCGTTGCCCGCGCTCATTCCCGAACATCCGTGAGGTGATGAAGCACCGTGTCGAGCACAGCGGCGTTGGCCTGTTTAAATGCCAAGAATGCAATGCAGTATTCATCAACATCCTTTATCTGCAGATCCACAGTAAAGAGCACACTAATGAGCATAGGCATCGTAGTCTGTTGAGACATACCAAGAACGACATTGCAATGACAGCCTTACAGTGCACGCGTTGCCCGCGCTCATTCCCGAACATCCGTGAGGTGATGAAGCACCGTGTCGAGCACAGCGGCGTTGGCCTGTTTAAATGCCAAGAATGCAATGCAGTATTCATCGACATCCTTTATCTGCAGATCCACAGTAAAAAACACACTAATGAGCATGGGCATCGTAGTCTGTTGAGACATACCAAGAACTACATTCCAATGACAGCCTTAGATTGCACGCGTGAG ATCCACAGTAAAGAGCATGCTGGTGAGCAAGGGCAACTGGAGCGTAGCCGAGGAGCCACACTCTTTAGGGCTAAGAAACAGGTCGACTCCGACTCGAAGAAGAGTGTTTTAGAAATGTTTTCCTGCCATGACGCTAATAGTCGCTCAAAGAGTCCAACAATGCTAAAGAA GATGGAGCTCACCGACCCCGACCCTGCTATATCAAGCCCCACAAAGAAGAGCTGCATGACCCAATCCTTGCCAAT AAAACATGAAAATACATGCCAGCAGTGCGGTAAGAAATTTACCTATAAACAAGCCCTGACTAGGCACATGCGTGTTCACACTGGCGAGCGTCCTTTCGAATGCACGTATTGCGAGAAGAAATATTCGCGCAAGGCTCAGCTAGATGAGCACACTGCTACCCACACTGGCGATCGTCCTTTCAAGTGCTTGGTTTGCGAGAAGAAATTTATTCGCAAGATACACCTAGCTGAGCACACTCGTATTCACACTGGCGACCGTCCTTACGAGTGCTTGACTTGCGGCCAGACTTTTCCGCGCAAGTATACCCTGCTTAAGCACAATCGTATCCACACTGGTGATCACCCTTCCGATTGCCccaagaaaaaggaaaaaagcTTTGACGAAAGTTATAAACTGGAGATACACGAAAGAT TCACATTTTCCACGAAAGCCACGCAacatgccgccgccgctgtcTCATCGGCAGGCGCCGAACCGCCAGGAGAAGAGAAAACTAGCGCGACTCCTCCCGCTGCAGCTCAGCCAcctacacccacacccacgccAGTGCGAAAACCCATTGTACCCTCGAACTATCGGTTCATTTATCCCGAATTCCTGCCCGACCCCAAAGTAGAGTGGCGCAATCCGATCCGTGAGAAGCTGGAACG CTCCGATCCCCAAGCTGCGGGCAAGACAAGTCGCTTTGTCGGGATTTGCATAAATCGTGACCGTTGTGGTCTCCGCGCTCGCTTCGTACTACGGAACGTGATTGATCACCAGGGCATGGAGGTGGTCTACGAACTATACGATCCCACCATTCAAAAGGTCGAAGTGCTACGTCTCGAGAAGCGGCTGGATGACAACCTGTTTTACCTCCGTGACGCTCTGCCGGAGTTCAGCACGTTTGATGAGAAGATGGAAACCGAACATCTAGAAGAGGGCGTTCCGCGGCCCTGGTTGGAGCGTTGGGAGCGCCAAAATCTACGCGGTGTGGCGAATATTGATCAGTATATTAAGGACAAGCACCGCAAATCGGCGGAGAAGGTGCAAAAGCCTTGGGAGAA AATGCATTTGTCATCCATTCGTAGTCTAAGGAGACATCAACAAGAGCACATTCCACTGGCAGCCTTTGAGGGCCCGCGATCATTCTCGAACATGAATCAGCTGAGGGAGCCGCGTGTCAAGCACAGCGACAATTGCCTGTTTAAGTGCCAAGAATGCAATGCAGTATTCATCAACATCCTTTATCTGCAGATCCACAGTAAAGAGCATGCTGGTGAGCAAGGGCAACTGGAGCGTAGCCGAGGAGCCACACTCTTTAGGGCTAAGAAACAGGTCGACTCCGACTCGAAGAAGAGTGTTTTAGAAATGTTTTCCTGCCATGACGCTAATAGTCGCTCAAAAAGTCCAACAATGCTAAAGAA GATGGAGCTCACCGACCCCGACCCTGCTATATCAAGCCCCACAAAGAAGAGCTGCATGACCCAATCCTTGCCAAT AAAACATGAAAATACATGCCAGCAGTGCGGTAAGAAATTTACCTATAAACAAGCCCTGACTAGGCACATGCGTGCTCACACTGGCGAGCGTCCTTTCGAATGCACGTATTGCGAGAAGAAATATTCGCGCAAGGCTCAGCTAGATGAGCACACTGCTACCCACACTGGCGATCGTCCTTTCAAGTGCTTGGTTTGCGAGAAGAAATTTATTCGCAAGATACACCTAGCTGAGCACACTCGTATTCACACTGGCGACCGTCCTTACGAGTGCTTGACTTGCGGCCAGACTTTTCCGCGCAAGTATACCCTGCTTAAGCACAATCGTATCCACACTGGTGATCACCCTTCCGATTGCCccaagaaaaaggaaaaaagcTTTGACGAAAGTTATAAACTGGAGATACACGAAAGATAG
- the LOC117187354 gene encoding 39S ribosomal protein L19, mitochondrial-like isoform X1 codes for MNSARAMSKVWAQQSAFNRIVTFSTKATQHAAAAVSSAGAEPPGEEKTSATPPAAAQPPTPTPTPVRKPIVPSNYRFIYPEFLPDPKVEWRNPIREKLDRRRQIDLPEFYVGSIMAVTSSDPQAAGKTSRLVGICINRDRCGLRARFVLRNVIDHQGMEVVYELYDPTIQKVEVLRLEKRLDDNLFYLRDALPEFSTFDEKMETEHLEEGAPVPVNDIKVVLRPRPWLERWERQNLRGVANIDQYIKDKHRKSAEKVQKPWEKYDLMKQYRSTIPEEEQKEVFAEVHTKLHSLELQRKRNKRKRTFAKPKQLA; via the exons atgaACAGCGCCAGGGCTATGAGCAAAGTATGGGCACAGCAGTCGGCCTTCAATCGAATCG TCACATTTTCCACGAAAGCCACGCAacatgccgccgccgctgtcTCATCGGCAGGCGCCGAACCGCCAGGAGAAGAGAAAACTAGCGCGACTCCTCCCGCTGCAGCTCAGCCAcctacacccacacccacgccAGTGCGAAAACCCATTGTACCCTCGAACTATCGGTTCATTTATCCCGAATTCCTGCCCGACCCCAAAGTAGAGTGGCGCAATCCGATCCGTGAGAAGCTGGACCGGCGGCGTCAAATTGATCTGCCCGAGTTTTATGTGGGCTCTATAATGGCGGTAACCAGCTCCGATCCCCAAGCTGCGGGCAAGACAAGTCGCTTAGTCGGGATTTGCATAAATCGTGACCGTTGTGGTCTCCGCGCTCGCTTCGTACTACGGAACGTGATTGATCACCAGGGCATGGAGGTGGTCTACGAACTATACGATCCCACCATTCAAAAGGTCGAAGTGCTACGTCTCGAGAAGCGGCTGGATGACAACCTGTTTTACCTCCGTGACGCTCTGCCGGAGTTCAGCACGTTTGATGAGAAGATGGAAACCGAACATCTAGAAGAGGGCGCTCCAGTGCCGGTAAATGATATCAAAGTTGTACTCCGTCCGCGGCCCTGGTTGGAGCGTTGGGAGCGCCAAAATCTACGCGGTGTGGCGAATATTGATCAGTATATTAAGGACAAGCACCGCAAATCGGCGGAGAAGGTGCAAAAGCCTTGGGAGAAGTACGATCTGATGAAGCAATATCGCTCCACCATACCCGAGGAAGAGCAGAAGGAGGTCTTCGCCGAGGTCCACACGAAACTGCACAGCCTGGAGCTGCAGCGCAAACGCAATAAGCGGAAGCGCACCTTTGCGAAGCCCAAACAGCTTGCTTAA
- the LOC117187354 gene encoding zinc finger protein 570-like isoform X3, giving the protein MFSCHDANSRSKSPTMLKKMKLTNPDPAISSPTKKSCMTQSLPIQENTCQQCGKKFTYKQALTRHMRVHTGERPFECTYCEKKYSRKAQLDEHTATHTGDRPFKCLVCEKKFIRKIHLAEHTRIHTGDRPYECLTCGQTFPRKYTLHKHNRIHTGDHPSDCPKKKEKSFDESYKLEIHER; this is encoded by the exons ATGTTTTCCTGCCATGACGCTAATAGTCGCTCAAAGAGTCCAACAATGCTAAAGAA GATGAAGCTCACCAACCCCGACCCTGCTATATCAAGCCCCACAAAGAAGAGCTGCATGACCCAATCCTTGCCAAT ACAGGAAAATACATGCCAGCAGTGCGGTAAGAAATTTACCTATAAACAAGCCCTGACTAGGCACATGCGTGTTCACACTGGCGAGCGTCCTTTCGAATGCACGTATTGCGAGAAGAAATATTCGCGCAAGGCTCAGCTAGATGAGCACACTGCTACCCACACTGGCGACCGTCCTTTCAAGTGCTTGGTTTGCGAGAAGAAATTTATTCGCAAGATACACCTAGCTGAGCACACTCGTATTCACACTGGCGACCGTCCTTACGAGTGCTTGACTTGCGGCCAGACTTTTCCGCGCAAGTATACCCTGCATAAGCACAATCGTATCCACACTGGTGATCACCCTTCCGATTGCCccaagaaaaaggaaaaaagcTTTGACGAAAGTTATAAACTGGAGATACACGAAAGATAG
- the LOC117187354 gene encoding zinc finger protein 157-like isoform X2, producing the protein MFSCHDANSRSKSPTMLKKMKLTNPDPAISSPTKKSCMTQSLPIRQENTCQQCGKKFTYKQALTRHMRVHTGERPFECTYCEKKYSRKAQLDEHTATHTGDRPFKCLVCEKKFIRKIHLAEHTRIHTGDRPYECLTCGQTFPRKYTLHKHNRIHTGDHPSDCPKKKEKSFDESYKLEIHER; encoded by the exons ATGTTTTCCTGCCATGACGCTAATAGTCGCTCAAAGAGTCCAACAATGCTAAAGAA GATGAAGCTCACCAACCCCGACCCTGCTATATCAAGCCCCACAAAGAAGAGCTGCATGACCCAATCCTTGCCAAT AAGACAGGAAAATACATGCCAGCAGTGCGGTAAGAAATTTACCTATAAACAAGCCCTGACTAGGCACATGCGTGTTCACACTGGCGAGCGTCCTTTCGAATGCACGTATTGCGAGAAGAAATATTCGCGCAAGGCTCAGCTAGATGAGCACACTGCTACCCACACTGGCGACCGTCCTTTCAAGTGCTTGGTTTGCGAGAAGAAATTTATTCGCAAGATACACCTAGCTGAGCACACTCGTATTCACACTGGCGACCGTCCTTACGAGTGCTTGACTTGCGGCCAGACTTTTCCGCGCAAGTATACCCTGCATAAGCACAATCGTATCCACACTGGTGATCACCCTTCCGATTGCCccaagaaaaaggaaaaaagcTTTGACGAAAGTTATAAACTGGAGATACACGAAAGATAG
- the LOC117187355 gene encoding 39S ribosomal protein L19, mitochondrial-like, producing the protein MNSARAMSKVWAQQSAFNRIVTFSTKATQHAAAAVSSAGAEPPGEEKTSATPPAAAQPPTPTPTPVRKPIVPSNYRFIYPEFLPDPKVEWRNPIREKLERLDMLDRRRQIDLPEFYVGSIMAVTSSDPHAAGKTSRFVGICINRDRCGLRARFVLRNVIDHQGMEVVYELYDPTIQKVEVLRLEKRLDDNLFYLRDALPEFSTFDEKMETEHLEEGVPRPWLERWERQNLRGVANIDQYIKDKHRKSAEKVQKPWDKYDLMKQYRSTIPEEEQKEVFAEVHTELHSLELQRKRNKRKRTFAKPKQLA; encoded by the exons atgaACAGCGCCAGGGCTATGAGCAAAGTATGGGCACAGCAGTCGGCCTTCAATCGAATCG TCACATTTTCCACGAAAGCCACGCAacatgccgccgccgctgtcTCATCGGCAGGCGCCGAACCGCCAGGAGAAGAGAAAACTAGCGCGACTCCTCCCGCTGCAGCTCAGCCAcctacacccacacccacgccAGTGCGAAAACCCATTGTACCCTCGAACTATCGGTTCATTTATCCCGAATTCCTGCCCGACCCCAAAGTAGAGTGGCGCAATCCGATCCGTGAGAAGCTGGAACGTTTAGATATGCTGGACCGGCGGCGTCAAATTGATCTGCCCGAGTTTTATGTGGGCTCTATAATGGCGGTAACCAGCTCCGATCCCCATGCTGCGGGCAAGACAAGTCGCTTTGTCGGGATTTGCATAAATCGTGACCGTTGTGGTCTCCGCGCTCGCTTCGTACTACGGAACGTGATTGATCACCAGGGCATGGAGGTGGTCTACGAACTATACGATCCCACCATTCAAAAGGTCGAAGTGCTACGTCTCGAGAAGCGGCTGGATGACAACCTGTTTTACCTCCGTGACGCTCTGCCGGAGTTCAGCACGTTTGATGAGAAGATGGAAACCGAACATCTAGAAGAGGGCGTTCCGCGGCCCTGGTTGGAGCGTTGGGAGCGCCAAAATCTACGCGGTGTGGCGAATATTGATCAGTATATTAAGGACAAGCACCGCAAATCGGCGGAGAAGGTGCAAAAGCCTTGGGATAAGTACGATCTGATGAAGCAATATCGCTCCACCATACCCGAGGAAGAGCAGAAGGAGGTTTTCGCCGAGGTCCACACGGAACTGCACAGCCTGGAGCTGCAGCGCAAACGCAATAAGCGGAAGCGCACCTTTGCGAAGCCCAAACAGCTTGCTTAA